A DNA window from Engraulis encrasicolus isolate BLACKSEA-1 chromosome 3, IST_EnEncr_1.0, whole genome shotgun sequence contains the following coding sequences:
- the arl6ip4 gene encoding ADP-ribosylation factor-like protein 6-interacting protein 4, translating into MGRGRSKSRDRSPGRSRSRQAEEKKAEKRKRRKSSSSSSSSSSSSSSSSSASQSPAKKNARTSSKSQDRKQEKRKASKRQRSSSSSSSSSSSSSSSSSDEEARKKRKQRKAKKRMKKLKAKEKRKEKKRLKKEKKKMKKLKKLAEKSELGTAPGGPPLSVSVATLAPGCLETWQSEEAVEQGPAMTDEQKARLSTKRPLTKEEYEARQSVIRRVLDPATGRTRLVRGDGEILEEIVSKEKHKEINKQATKGDGNAFSKRMGINR; encoded by the exons ATGGGTCGAGGTCGAAGCAAATCGCGCGACAGATCTCCTGGGAGGTCACGGAGCAGACAGGCAGAAGAGAAGAAGGCTGAAAAGAGGAAACGCAGAaaatcttcctcatcatcatcctcatcctcttcgtcATCCTCCAGCTCTAGCAGTGCCAGTCAGAGTCCTGCAAAGAAGAATGCTCGCACATCCAGCAAAAGCCAAG ACAGAAAGCAGGAGAAGCGCAAGGCCTCCAAGCGCCAACggagctcctcttcctcctcctcgtcctccagctcatcctcctcctcgtccagtGATGAAGAGGCCCGGAAGAAAAGAAAGCAGCGCAAGGCCAAGAAGCGCATGAAGAAGCTCAAGGcaaaggagaaaaggaaggaaaagaagaggctgaagaaggagaagaagaagatgaagaagctTAAAAAGCTGGCAGAGAAGTCTGAGCTGGGCACCGCTCCTGGAGGCCCGCCCCTCTCTGTCTCCGTGGCAACGCTGGCCCCTGGTTGCCTGGAGACGTGGCAGAGTGAGGAAGCTGTAGAGCAGGGACCAG CCATGACAGACGAGCAGAAGGCGCGACTCTCCACCAAGCGACCCCTCACCAAGGAGGAGTATGAGGCCCGGCAGAGTGTCATCCGCAGGGTTCTGGACCCAGCGACAGGACGCACTCG TCTGGTGCGAGGAGATGGTGAAATTCTGGAGGAGATTGTCAGCAAGGAAAAACACAAGGAAATAAATAAG CAGGCCACCAAGGGTGATGGAAACGCTTTCTCCAAGAGGATGGGCATCAACAGGTAG